In the Purpureocillium takamizusanense chromosome 5, complete sequence genome, one interval contains:
- a CDS encoding uncharacterized protein (COG:P~EggNog:ENOG503NUM9~TransMembrane:10 (o6-23i44-64o84-104i116-135o147-174i183-205o217-241i491-510o530-562i574-600o)), whose product MALEEYTYVFVIGTLFAMLDAYNNGANDVANSWATSVSSRSISYRQAMIFGTIFEMLGAITVGARTADTIKNGIIPNSAFKGDAGVQMLAFTCALAAASSWVMWCTRHSAHVSSTYSLISAVAGVGVATVGASKVQWGWNDGKGLGAIFAGLGMAPIISAGFAATIFMLIKLIVHMRKRPVEWAVWTSPFFFLIAGTICTLSIVYKGSPNLGLNKKPAWYVAAVTMGTGSGVALLAAIFFVPFVHAKVIKKDYTVKWWMFVLGPLLFKRPAPADADRAKVPNYAVVQDEHDDQTLAGSPKSVGEDGTQKAVPTEAPLTEPAQDNEKLAAKAEATQATYKELVAQGESRFHARLMEKRGPLGWAMRTLRDNPMGAGQMYELHNIKILAKRVPAMVVVGALYGLHYDIHAAQTGIAGTPEGDRMQRVYAHAEKYSNEVEHTYSFVQVLTACTASFAHGANDIGNSVGPWAVIYSAWSTGNAAAAKAPVPVWQLAVLSATISLGLITYGYNIMKVMGNKITYHSPSRGSSMEMGAAITVLVFSQFSLPVSTSMCITGATVGVGLCNGTLKAVNFQRVGLLLLSWIMTIPIAGTIGGVLMGLFLNAPHFK is encoded by the exons atggcgctcgaggagTACACCTACGTCTTTGTCATCGGCACCTTGTTTGCCATGCTTGACGCCTACAACAATGGCGCAA ACGACGTTGCCAACTCGTGGGCTACCAGTGTCTCATCCAGGTCCATCTCGTACAGGCAGGCCATGATCTTCGGCACCATCTTCGAGATGCTGGGAGCCATCACTGTGggcgcccgcaccgccgacaCCATCAAGAACGGCATCATCCCCAACTCGGCTTtcaagggcgacgccggcgtccagATGCTCGCCTTTACCTGcgctctcgccgctgcctcctcctggGTCATGTGGTGCACCCGCCACTCGGCCCACGTCTCGTCTACCTACTCGCTCATCtctgccgtcgctggcgtcggtgTCGCAACTGTCGGTGCCTCCAAAGTACAGTGGGGCTGGAACGACGGAAAGGGGCTCGGTGCCATCTTTGCTGGCCTGGGCATGGCTCCCATCATCTCGGCCGgcttcgccgccaccatcttcaTGCTCATCAAGCTCATCGTGCATATGCGCAAGCGTCCCGTCGAATGGGCCGTTTGGAcctcccccttcttcttcctcatcgccggcacCATCTGCACCCTTTCCATCGTGTACAAGGGATCTCCTAACCTCGGCCTCAACAAGAAGCCCGCATGGTACGTCGCTGCCGTGACCATGGGCACCGGTAGTGGTGttgcgcttcttgccgccatcttcttcgTTCCATTCGTGCACGCCAAGGTCATCAAGAAGGACTATACAGTCAAGTGGTGGATGTTCGTCCTCGGCCCTCTGCTGTTCAAGCGCCCAGCCCCTGCCGATGCCGACCGCGCCAAGGTGCCCAACTACGCCGTTGTCCAGGACGAGCACGACGATCagacgctggctggctcgcccAAGTctgtcggcgaggatggtACCCAAAAGGCTGTGCCCACCGAGGCCCCTCTAACGGAGCCTGCTCAGGACAACGAGAAgctggccgccaaggccgaggccacgcAGGCTACCTACAAGGAGCTCGTTGCGCAGGGTGAAAGCCGCTTCCACGCGCGTCTGATGGAGAAGCGCGGAccactgggctgggccatgCGCACCCTCCGCGACAACCCCATGGGTGCCGGTCAGATGTACGAGCTGCACAACATCAAGATCCTCGCCAAGCGCGTTCCTGCCATGGTTGTCGTGGGCGCGCTCTATGGCCTGCACTACGATATCCACGCGGCTCAGACAGGTATCGCCGGCACCCCCGAAGGCGACCGCATGCAGCGCGTGTACGCGCACGCCGAGAAGTATTCCAATGAGGTGGAGCATACCTACTCGTTCGTCCAGGTCCTCACGGCCTGCACCGCCTCATTCGCgcacggcgccaacgacatTGGTAACTCGGTCGGACCGTGGGCTGTCATCTACTCGGCCTGGTCTACtggcaacgccgccgccgcaaaggcCCCTGTGCCTGTGTGGCAGCTTGCCGTTCTCTCGGCCACCATCTCGCTCGGTCTCATCACCTACGGCTATAATATCATGAAGG TCATGGGCAACAAAATCACGTATCACTCTCCGAGCCGAG GGAGCTCCATGGAGATGGGTGCCGCCATCACGGTCTTAGTCTTCTCACAGTTCTCCCTTCCCGTGTCGACATCGATGTGCATCACGGGCGCGACAGTCGGCGTAGGTCTTTGCAACGGCACACTCAAGGCGGTCAACTTTCAGCGtgtcggcctgctgcttctATCATGGATCATGACCATCCCCATTGCCGGCACCATCGGCGGTGTGCTCATGGGACTGTTCCTCAATGCCCCCCATTTCAAATag
- the ADI1_1 gene encoding 1,2-dihydroxy-3-keto-5-methylthiopentene dioxygenase (EggNog:ENOG503NZV9~COG:Q) codes for MEPPHAFDAAADNKPRLQLPASCDPPSATSPTKQLVWIIFGGTGHMGRSLVKCALSRGDLVTSVGRVFESRPEDMAGIHANCLGMLCDVRSRDSVASVVQQTLHRFRRIDVVANCSGYGVIGSCEDQDEHDVRNQFETNFMGTVHIIHSTLPYFRRQNTGRYLIFSSTSGALGVPGLGPYCASKYAVEGLIEAMLYETDAYNIKATLIEPGLVRRDEPDTGESPLPTWGHFLIKPPSDDYAHATSPALHAKRMVQWLGDRQPTSAVKCAELVWQLAHCSYPPLRLLLGSYAIESIRDRMRSVTEELEDWKHLNFPAPQENDKDLIRDSGSSDHTILNTLS; via the exons AtggagccgccgcacgcattcgacgccgccgccgacaacaaGCCGCGACTCCAACTGCCGGCAAGCTGCGACCCCCCGTCAGCGACCTCACCCACGAAGCAACTCGTATGGATC ATCTTCGGAGGCACCGGCCACATGGGCCGCTCGCTAGTCAAGTGTGCGCTCTCCCGCGGTGACCTCGTCACCTCTGTGGGCCGCGTCTTCGAGTCCCGCCCTGAGGATATGGCCGGCATCCACGCCAACTGCCTCGGCATGCTCTGCGATGTCCGCTCCCGCGATTCCGTCGCCTCTGTTGTCCAACAGACCCTGCATCGCTTCCGTCGCATTGACGTTGTCGCCAATTGCTCTGGCTACGGCGTCATAGGCTCTTGTGAGGACCAGGACGAGCACGACGTGCGCAATCAATTCGAGACAAACTTTATGGGAACCGTCCACATCATTCATTCAACCCTGCCGTACTTTCGCAGGCAGAATACCGGCCGCTATCTCATCTTCAGCTCAACCTCTGGCGCCTTAGGCGTCCCGGGCTTGGGTCCCTACTGTGCGTCCAAGTACGCCGTCGAGGGTCTCATCGAGGCCATGCTTTATGAGACGGATGCCTACAACATCAAAGCCACTCTCATCGAGCCTGGCCTGGTGAGGCGCGATGAGCCCGATACGGGCGAGAGCCCTCTGCCCACTTGGGGTCATTTCCTCATCAAGCCCCCCAGCGATGACTACGCCCACGCCACCTCGCCTGCCCTTCATGCCAAGAGGATGGTGCAATGGCTCGGAGATCGCCAGCCCACTAGCGCAGTCAAGTGCGCTGAGCTTGTCTGGCAGCTGGCTCACTGCTCCTACCCACCCTTGCGACTGCTTCTCGGCAGTTATGCCATCGAAAGCATTCGCGACCGCATGCGCTCAGTCACGGAAGAACTTGAGGATTGGAAACATCTTAACTTCCCCGCCCCTCAAGAAAACGATAAGGACTTGATTCGAGACAGCGGATCGAGCGATCATACAATTTTAAATACTCTATCCTAA
- the ADI1_2 gene encoding Homogentisate 1,2-dioxygenase (COG:E~EggNog:ENOG503P21X), with product MRAYIYDNLPGDQRLPHDSGRAVDVDELRGLGVLYYRFPSLEGVDKLAAERGYKNRDEITVSPEKMGDIYEDKVKMFFNEHLHEDEEIRYIRGGQGYFDVRTRDEDWVRVQLEKDDLLILPAGIYHRFTTDESNYVHAMRLFKEDPKWTPLNRCPQLDDNAVRKEYVGQFLSG from the exons ATGAGGGCGTATATCTACGATAACCTGCCG GGCGACCAGCGCCTTCCCCACGATTCGGGCCGGGCTGTGGATGTGGATGAGCTCCGCGGGCTCGGAGTCCTATACTACCGCTTCCccagcctcgagggcgttgaCAAGCTGGCAGCCGAGCGTGGCTACAAGAACCGCGATGAGATCACCGTGTCCCCCGAAAAGATGGGTGACATTTACGAGGACAAGGTCAAGATGTTCTTCAACGAGCACCTgcacgaggacgaagagatCCGTTAtatccgcggcggccaaggttACTTTGACGTGAGAACGAGGGACGAAGACTGGGTACGAGTCCAGCTCGAGAAGGACGACTTGTTGATCCTCCCCGCGGGCATCTACCATCGCTTTACGACGGATGAATCTAAT TATGTCCATGCCATGCGCCTGTTCAAGGAGGATCCTAAGTGGACGCCTCTCAATCGATGCCCACAACTGGACGACAATGCGGTTCGCAAGGAGTATGTGGGCCAGTTCTTGTCAGGGTGA
- the RAT1 gene encoding 5'-3' exoribonuclease 2 (EggNog:ENOG503NW08~COG:A~COG:L) yields MGIPAAFRWLSNKYPKIISPVVEEQPVTMDDGTVVPVDTTRPNPNGEELDNLYLDMNGIVHPCSHPEDRPAPKDEEEMMLEVFRYTDRVVNMVRPRKLLMIAVDGVAPRAKMNQQRSRRFRSAQEAKEKETDKQELLKLVKQQNGGVLPPEHADTIAKKAFDTNSITPGTPFMDILAASLRYWCQYKLNTDPAWAKLKVIISDATVPGEGEHKIMSYVRSQRASPDHDPNTRHVIYGLDADLIMLGLATHEPYFRVLREDVFFQDSRARTCKLCGQKGHEARNCRGEAKEKNGDFDEKDNVPALKPFIWLHVSVLREYLAAELAVPGLPFRFDIERAIDDWVFMCCFVGNDFLPHLPALEIREHGIDTLTAIWRDNLPSMGGYVTKDGHIDWTRAQCILDGLARQEDAIFKRRKEQEDRREANAKRRKVQHNGGAPPTGRHGSDGPRMGGHQDPSRGLQLHPIASFPTEPPQAITHDMIVNRGATKDATMANKSAASILKDQLRGMQQSSEPGTQEPSSSPSSLGKRKASELEDGMKLPTNAPTVASAPKVSGAEPVDTVRLWEDGYADRYYQQKFHKSPEDIAFRREVARAYAEGLAWVLLYYFQGCPSWDWFYPYHYAPFAADFKDLASLDISFDQGYTSRPFEQLMSVLPAASRHALPEVFHSLMTDKDSEIIDFYPEDFEVDLNGKKMAWQGVALLPFIDMNRLLAAVRGKYPLLSEADAARNGVGRDVLLFSDGNEGLYDDVLTKFYSKRQAASKLKLNPKTSDGMAGKVEKLPEYVPHGALRYPLDRHAMPDLDYDRSVSVYYDFPQSTQTHKSMLLRGAELPAPILTRSDIEVIQGKASRAGRSYGGARLDRANGPGGRREPIHYGPPAGATRPGHAGAGGYGRVQPDNFSHHYPPPPGGAGFGMGLPPPPPAYHQGYRSQNRGRGPPPNSRPYR; encoded by the exons TCAGGTATACAGACCGTGTCGTCAACATGGTGCGCCCACGGAAGCTGCTTATGATTGCTGTTG ACGGTGTCGCCCCGCGCGCCAAGATGAATCAACAGAGGTCGCGCCGCTTTCGCTCCGCCCAAGAagccaaggagaaggagaccGACAAGCAAGAACTCCTCAAGCTTGTCAAGCAGCAGAATGGAGGCGTCCTGCCCCCCGAGCACGCCGACACTATCGCAAAAAAGGCCTTCGATACCAACTCCATCACCCCCGGCACGCCTTTCATGGATATactcgccgccagcctgcgCTACTGGTGCCAGTACAAACTTAACACTGACCCGGCCTgggccaagctcaaggtcATCATATCCGACGCGACTGTGCCTGGCGAGGGTGAGCACAAGATCATGTCCTACGTCAGATCGCAGCGCGCCTCCCCAGACCACGATCCGAATACGCGACACGTCATATACGGCCTGGACGCTGATCTCATCATGTTGGGCCTCGCCACACACGAGCCATATTTTAGGGTTTTGCGCGAAGATGTCTTCTTCCAGGACAGCAGGGCGAGAACGTGCAAGCTGTGCGGCCAGAAAGGCCACGAGGCGCGCAACTGCCGTGGCGAGGCGAAGGAGAAGAATGGCGATTTCGACGAGAAAGACAACGTCCCAGCGCTTAAGCCGTTCATTTGGCTCCACGTCTCCGTGTTGAGAGAGTACCTCGCCGCTGAGTTGGCTGTTCCCGGATTACCATTTCGCTTCGACATAGAGCGTGCCATTGACGACTGGGTGTTCATGTGTTGCTTTGTTGGCAATGACTTCCTGCCTCATCTCCCTGCTTTGGAGATTCGAGAGCATGGGATCGACACCTTGACAGCTATTTGGCGCGATAACCTTCCGTCGATGGGCGGATACGTTACCAAGGACGGCCATATCGATTGGACTCGCGCTCAATGTATACTGGATGGGCTTGCGAGACAAGAGGACGCCATATTCAAACGGCGGAAAGAACAAGAGGACCGACGTGAGGCCAATGCCAAGCGAAGAAAGGTGCAGCacaatggcggcgcgcccccAACTGGGCGCCATGGGTCTGACGGACCTCGAATGGGTGGCCATCAAGACCCGTCTCGGGGTCTGCAGCTCCATCCCATCGCATCATTTCCAACGGAGCCGCCGCAAGCTATCACGCATGATATGATCGTCAATCGCGGCGCCACCAAGGATGCTACCATGGCTAACAAGAGCGCTGCAAGCATTCTCAAAGACCAGCTGCGCGGTATGCAACAATCTTCGGAGCCAGGGACCCAGGaaccatcgtcgtcgccgtccagtcTCGGCAAACGCAAGGCATCTGAGCTGGAAGACGGTATGAAGCTTCCAACTAACGCGCCAACGGTCGCCTCCGCACCTAAGGTGTCAGGCGCCGAGCCAGTTGACACAGTCAGGTTATGGGAGGACGGATACGCGGACAGGTACTATCAGCAAAAGTTTCATAAAAGCCCTGAGGACATTGCCTTTCGTCGCGAGGTCGCCCGCGCCTATGCCGAAGGGCTTGCATGGGTTCTCCTATATTATTTTCAGGGCTGCCCATCTTGGGACTGGTTTTATCCGTACCATTACGCGCCCTTTGCCGCAGATTTCAAAGATCTCGCCAGCCTGGACATTTCTTTCGACCAAGGCTATACATCCAGGCCGTTCGAACAGCTGATGAGTGTGCTGCCCGCCGCATCTCGTCATGCCCTGCCGGAGGTGTTCCACAGTCTCATGACGGACAAAGACAGCGAAATCATCGACTTCTACCCAGAGGATTTCGAGGTCGACCTTAACGGCAAGAAGATGGCTTGGCAAGGCGTAGCTCTCTTACCGTTCATCGACATGAACCGACTTCTCGCCGCTGTTCGTGGCAAGTACCCGCTGCTGAGCGAGGCGGATGCAGCTCGCAATGGCGTGGGCCGCGACGTTCTTCTCTTCTCGGACGGCAACGAAGGCTTGTATGACGATGTCTTGACGAAGTTTTACTCCAAACGCCAAGCCGCGTCCAAGCTCAAGCTCAATCCCAAAACAAGTGATGGGATGGCGGGCAAGGTCGAGAAGCTTCCAGAATACGTGCCTCACGGGGCACTGCGGTATCCTCTGGACAGGCATGCAATGCCAGATCTGGATTATGACCGCTCTGTCAG TGTGTATTACGACTTTCCACAATCTACGCAGACACACAAGTCCATGCTCCTCCGTGGGGCGGAATTACCCGCTCCTATCCTCACCAGGAGTGACATTGAAGTAATCCAGGGCAAGGCGAGTCGGGCCGGAAGAAGTTACGGAGGCGCCCGTCTTGATCGTGCGAATGGCCCAGGTGGGCGCCGTGAGCCCATACACTATGGCCCACCAGCTGGTGCGACCCGCCCTGGACACGCAGGTGCTGGGGGTTATGGACGGGTCCAACCAGACAACTTCTCACATCATTATCCGCCACCTCCAGGAGGAGCTGGCTTTGGCATGggactgccgccgccgccgccagcttaTCACCAAGGCTACCGATCCCAAAATAGAGGTAGAGGTCCTCCACCGAACTCTAGGCCTTATAGATAA